The nucleotide window CGCCTTCTGGCTGGAGACCGCGTACGCCGCCGGGCTGCTCGCCTCCGACGGCGAGGTGGACGAGGCGTACGCGCCCACCCCCCGGTACGACGAGTGGCTGCGGCTGCCCACCGCCGAACGCTGGGCGGAGCTGGCCACCGCGTGGCTGGCGGCGACCCGTACCCCGGGGCTGGTCGGCGGGCGGGACGCCAAGGGGCGCACGCTGGCCGCGCTCGGCCCGGACCTGGACCGTACGGCGGCGCCGGAGGTACGGCGGCGGACGCTGGAGCTGCTGGCCGGGCTGCCGGCGGGCGGGGTGCCGGATGCGGCGGCCGTGCGGGCGCGGCTGGACTGGGAACGTCCGCCGGCCGCGCCGCGTACCGGCCAGTCCCGGGCGCGCGGGGCCGCCGGGGAGGCGGCGGCGCCGTCGGCCCGGGCCCGGCTGGCGGAGTGGACGCTGGAGGAGGCCGAATGGCTCGGGGTCACCGGGCGCGGCGCGCTCGCCGGGCACGGGCGGGCGCTGCTCGGCCCGGCGGCGGTCGCGGAGGCGGCGGGCCGGCTCGCCCCGCTGCTGCCGGAACCGCTGGACCACGTGCTGCTCCAGGCCGACCTGACGGCGGTGGCGCCCGGTCCGCTGCGCCGTCCGCTGGCGGAGGTGCTGGGGGTGCTGGCGGACGTGGAGTCCAAGGGCGGTGCGACGGTGTACCGGTTCACCCCGGGGTCGGTGCGGCGGGCGCTGGACGCCGGGCACACCGCGGCCGATCTGCACGCGTTCCTGACGGCGCACTCGCGGACCCCGGTGCCCCAGCCGCTGGCGTACCTGCTGGACGACGTGGCGCGGCGGCACGGCCGGCTGCGGGTGGGCGCGGCGTCGTCGTACGTACGCTGCGACGACGACGCGCTCCTGGCCGAGCTGCTGGCCGACCGGCGGACGGCGGGGCTGGGGCTGCGCCGGCTGGCGCCGACCGTGCTGGCCGCCGAGTGCGCCCCGGACACGCTGCTGGAACGGCTGCGATCGATGGGGCTGGCCCCAGCCGCGGAGTCGGCCACCGGGGACGTGCTGGTGACCCGGCCGGACGCCCGGCGCACCCCGCCGCGCGCCGCCCCGGTGCCGGTGCCGGAGGGGCCGCCGGTGCCGGACCGTACGCTGCTGGGCGCCGCCGTCAAGGCGATCCGGGCCGGCGACCGGGCGGCCACCGCGCCCCGCAAGCCCGCCGACACCCCGCCCCACCGCGCCTCCGGCCCGCCCCGCACCACCTCCGCGGAGACCCTCGCCACCGTCCAGGCCGCCGTCCTGACCGGCGAACCCCTGTGGATCGGCTACGTCAACGCCGACGGCGCCGCCAGCCAACGCGTCATCGAACCCGTCCGCGTCGAGGGCGGCTTCGTCACCGCCTACGACCACACCTCCGACGAGGTCCGCACCTACGCCCTGCACCGCATCACGGGCGTGGCGGAACTGGCGGAGGAGGGCGCGGGGTAGCCGCGTTCAGCGCTTCTGCCGCACCAGCGTGCCGGGGTCGATCTCCACCGGGAACGGCGTGCCGATCCGCGTCACGGCACCGTCCTCGGCCACCACGCGGTTCACGTAGCGGCCGTCCTCCAGCTCGGCCGCGATCAGCGTCGGGGAGGGCTCCAGCTCCAGCCGCCACAGGTGCTCGATGCCCGCCTCGGCGTAGTACGGCGGCTTGAGCAGCCGGTCGACCCGGCGGCCGTTGGAGGAGGGCGAGACGATCTCGACCACGAGCAGCGCCGACTCGGCGTCGAAGGTCACCGGGTCCTTGTCGGCGGCCTCGGCGCCCACCACGACGATGTCCGGGATGAACAGGCCGTCGGGCAGGATCAGGTTGACCGCTTCCATGACCTCGAAGGGCGCGCCCGCGGCTTGGACGGCGGAGTCCAGCGACTGGGCCAAGCGGGACAAGGCACGCTGGTGCCCGACCCCCGGCCTCGGCGAGAGCATGAGCGCCTCACCGATCAGTTCCCGCCGCTGACCACGGTCCTCCCCCAACGCCAGGACGTCCTCCGACGTCCACGGCCCGTAGCGCTCCTCGTGTGCCGCGACGCCCACCCTGCCGCCTCCCTCGTCACGAGCGGTCACGGTCAGTGTGACACCCGCCACCGACAACCGCCCCCGCTTCCCCGCCGATGAGGGACACTGGGTGTTTGGCCCGCACGGAAGGGATGGACGCGCGTGAACGGACCCCTCATCGTCCAGAGCGACAAGACGCTGCTGCTGGAGGTCGACCATCCGCGGGCGGACGAGTGCCGGCGGGCGATCGCGCCGTTCGCGGAGTTGGAGCGGGCGCCGGAGCACATCCATACGTACCGGGTGACGCCGCTGGGGCTGTGGAACGCGCGGGCGGCCGGGCATGACGCGGAGCAGGTGGTGGACGCGCTGGTGAGCTTCTCGCGCTACCCGGTGCCGCACGCGCTGCTGGTGGACATCGCCGAGACGATGGACCGGTACGGCAGGCTCACCCTCACCAAGGACCCGGCGCACGGGCTGGTGCTGGCCACCACCGACCGGGCGGTGCTGGAGGAGGTGCTTCGGTCGAAGAAGATCCAGCCGCTGGTGGGCGCCCGGATCGACCAGGACACGGTGGCCGTGCACCCCTCCGAGCGCGGCCAGATCAAGCAGACGTTGCTGAAGCTGGGGTGGCCGGCCGAGGACCTGGCCGGGTACGTGGACGGTGAGGCCCACTCGATCGAGCTGGAGCAGGACGGCTGGAGCCTGCGCCCGTACCAGCGGCAGGCGGTGGAGAGCTTCTGGCACGGCGGCTCCGGGGTGGTCGTGCTGCCGTGCGGCGCGGGCAAGACGCTGGTCGGGGCGGGCGCGATGGCCACCGCCAAGTCGACGACGCTGATCCTGGTCACCAACACCGTCTCCGCCCGGCAGTGGAAGCACGAGCTGGTCAGGCGCACCTCGCTGACCGAGGACGAGATCGGCGAGTACAGCGGGACACGCAAGGAGATCCGTCCGGTCACCATCGCCACGTACCAGGTGCTGACCACCAAGCGGAAGGGCGTCTACCCGCACCTGGAGCTGTTCGACTCGCGGGACTGGGGGCTGATCGTCTACGACGAGGTGCACCTGCTGCCGGCGCCGGTGTTCAAGTTCACCGCCGACCTCCAGGCGCGGCGGCGGCTGGGGCTGACGGCGACGCTGGTGCGCGAGGACGGCCGGGAGTCGGACGTGTTCTCGCTGATCGGCCCGAAACGGTTCGACGCACCGTGGAAGGAGATCGAGGCGCAGGGGTACATCGCGCCGGCCGACTGCGTCGAGGTGCGGGTCAACCTCACCGACGCCGAGCGGCTGGCGTACGCCACCGCCGAGACCGAGGAGAAGTACCGTTACTGCGCCACCACGGAGACCAAGCGCAGGGTCACCGAGGCGCTGGTGCGGCGGCACAAGGGGCAGCAGACGCTGGTGATCGGCCAGTACATCGACCAGCTCGACGAGCTGGGCGAGCACCTGGACGCCCCGGTGATCAAGGGTGAGACCAGCAACGCGCAGCGGGAGAAGCTCTTCGACGCGTTCCGCTCCGGCGAGCTGAGCGTGCTGGTGGTGTCGAAGGTGGCCAACTTCTCCATCGACCTGCCGGAGGCGACCGTGGCCATCCAGGTGTCGGGGACGTTCGGTTCCCGCCAGGAGGAGGCGCAGCGGCTCGGGCGGGTGCTGCGGCCCAAGGCCGACGGGCACGAGGCGCGGTTCTACTCGGTGGTCGCCCGGGACACCGTCGACCAGGACTTCGCCGCCCACCGCCAGCGGTTCCTGGCCGAGCAGGGGTACGCCTACCGGATCGTGGACGCCGACGACCTGCTGGCCGGGGACGAGGTGGGCTGACCCGGCGGCGTCCGGCGGCGTCCGCGTACCCGGAGGTACGCGGACGCGAGGAACGCCAGTCCCAGCAGCGGGTAGGCGGAGGCCAACGGCTGCTGCCACCACGGCAGGTGGAGGACGTAGCCGCCGGGCCGGTGCACGATCCACATGGTGCGCGCGGTGAAGGCCACGGCGACCGCGGCCACCGCCGCCCACCGCCAGGGCCGGCGGCGCGCCTCGGCGGCGAGTACGGCGAGCATCGGCACGCAGTACACCCAGTGGTGCGACCAGCTGATCGGGCAGATCAGCAGCGCGGTGACCGCGGCGCACAGCACCCCCCAGGTCTCCAGGCCGCGCCGGGAGGCGAGGACGGCGACGGCGAGGCCGGCGACGGCGGTGAGCGCGTCGGCGACGAGCCAGACCGTGCCGGGGGCGGGGGTGTGCAGCAGCCGGGCGAGGAGCCCCTGGAGGGACTGGTTGTCGACGATCCAGACCTTGCCGACCCGTTCGGTCTGGAAGATCCGGTGGGTCCAGAAGTCGCGGCTGGCGTCGGGGAGGACCAGCCAGCCCAGCAGTACCGTTCCGGCGAACGAGGCCGCCGCGGTGGCCGCCGCACGTACCCGTCCGGACAGCAGCAGGTAGACGGCGAAGAGCCCGGGGGTCAGCTTGATGCCGGCCGCGATGCCGATGGCGATGCCCTTGCCGCGGGCGCCGTCCGGCCGGCCGAGGTCCCACAGCACCAGGCAGGCGAGGGCAAGGTTGACCTGGCCGAAGGCGAGCGTCTGGAAGACCGGTTCGAGCCATATGCCGAGGGCGACGGCGAGGATGATGCCGACCGGGCGCAGCGCGGCGCGGCGCGGCCAGCCGGCGAACCGGAACGACAGGTGGGCCAGGAGCCCCAGCAGCACCGCGTTGGCCTCGGTGACCGCGAGCCGCAGCACGTCCAGCGGCGGCCAGGCGGTCGGGATGAACAGGATCGCGGCGAACGGCGGGTAGGTGGCGGGCAGCCGCCACTCGGTGACCCGCAGGTCGTACAGGCCGTGGCCGCCGGCCGCGGCCTGGCCCTCGGCCCGGTAGACCAGCGCGTCGGCGAGCTGGAAGCGCATCGTCAGGCAGACCCCGGCGTACGCGGCGAGCGAGGCCGCCAGCACCACGGTGGCCAGCAGCAGCGGCCGGCGCGGCGCGGCGGCGAGCGCCACGCGCAGCGTCGACTGACGCTCGGCGGTGTTGCCGCCGTCGCCCACGGCTGTTGTGAAGGTCACGGCTCCACCCCTTTGGATCACCATCCGTCCCCGGCGGCGACCCTACCCGGCGGTGGCGTCGCCCCCCATGGAGCGGGCCGGCGGACGGGGTCGTGCCGACGGTGCGCGGGCCCGGTCAGCGCCGGCCGCCGCCGTCGCGGGCGGCCGGGACGCGGGGCGCCTCGGGCTGCCGGGCCGCGTCGGAGGCGTCGGCGCCGAGGACGACGACGCGGAAGGCGGTGTCGGCGAAGACGGCGATGGCGCGCATGGTGCTGCCGAGCAGGTGCCGGGGGTGGCCGCGCCGGTCGCGGGCCGCGGGGCCGGTGGCGGCGGCCGGGTCGCCGATGGCGGTGCTGCCCCGGAGCGGGGGAAGTGTCGTGGTTGCCATGTCTCCACGGTAGGTTTTCACCCCGCTGGCGCACATCGGGCCGCAGGATGACCAGGCGGTCACCGCGGGTGGTCCCCCGGGCGGGCCGGGCTCCGACCGCAGAGGTAGCGGTCCCCTAGGGGGCGGGCGGGGCGGCCCCGGGGCCGTGGGCGGGGCGCCGGGAAAAGCGTTGGCGCGATCATCGGGGCGGGCGTAGGATCGCGCGTCTTGCCGCCCGCGCGGCGCCGCCCGTGTCCACCGAGCCGGGCCGTCGCGGGGACGCCGTCCGGACGGAAACCGGTCGGCACGTGTCGCCAAGCCGCTCAGGTCGCACGGCGGCCCCGCCGTGCGCGCCAACGCGCCGGACGGGCCCCGCCGCGCGCCGCCCTGCGTACCGCCGGAGGCATCGTCACCGTGTCCACCACACACCAGTCATCCCCGACCCCGCCGTCCTCGTCCGAGGAGGCGTCCGGCCCGGACGGACCGCTCGGCCGGGAGCAGGCCCATCTGGCCGCGTCCCGAGCCGCGTTGCGGGCGATGCGGGCCGACGCCGAGGCGCTCGACATCGCCGACGTGGCGGCGAACTGGGTCAACGCCGAGGTGCTGCGCGGCCAGCTCGACGCGCGGATCGAGGCGCTGGCCGACCTGGCGGACACCCCGCTGTTCTTCGGCCGCCTCGACTACCTCACGGCCCCCGGGCTGGAGCGCACGGCGGACGGGACGGACGGCGGCGAGGACGAGCACCGGTTCTACATCGGCCGCCGGCACGTCCACGACGCCCAGGGCGACCCGATGGTGATCGACTGGCGGGCGCCGGTCTCCCAGCCGTTCTACCGGGCCTCCCGGGCCGATCCGCAGGACGTGGCGCTGCGCCGCCGGTTCGGCTACACCGGCGGCGCGCTGACCGCGTACGAGGACGAGCACCTGTCCGACCCCGACGAGGCCGACACCGGCAGCGCGCTGCTGCAACGGGAGATCGAACGGCCCCGCGTCGGCCCGATGCGGGACATCGTGGCCACCATCCAGCCCGAACAGGACGAGATCGTCCGCTCCGGTGTGGGCGGCACCATCTGCGTCCAGGGCGCCCCGGGCACCGGGAAGACCGCGGTGGGCCTGCACCGGGTCGCCTATCTGCTCTACGCGCACCGGGAGCGCCTCGCCCGCACCGGCACCCTGGTCGTCGGCCCCAACCGCTCGTTCCTGCACTACATCGAGCAGGTGCTGCCCGCGCTCGGCGAGTTGCACGTGAAACAGACCACGGTGGACGACCTGGTGGCGCACGTCCCCGTCAAGGGCACCGACACCGCCGCCGCGGCCCGGCTCAAGGGCGACGCGCGGATGGCCGAGGTGCTGCGGCGCGCGGTGCGCGACGGCGTACGGATGCCCACCGAGCCGCTGGTGGTGGTCCGCGGCTCCCGCCGCTGGCGCGTCCCGGCGTACGAACTCGAAGAGCTGGTCCGCGAGTTGACGGCGCGCGACATGCGGTACGGGGCGGCGGCCGAGGCGCTGCCGCAGCGCATCGCGCACGCGGTGCTGGTGCGGATGGAGGCGGCCGGGGAGGCCCCCGACGACCGGGTGCAGGACGCGGTGGCCCGTTCCCAGCCGGTGAAGGCGGCGGCGAAGGCGATGTGGCCGCCGGTGGACCCGGTGAAGCTGGTGCTGCGGCTGCTGTCGGAGCCGGAGTTCCTGGCGCGCTGCGCGGACGGGGTGCTCACCGACGACGAGCAGAAGGAGATCCTGTGGGCGAAGCCGGCCCGCGGGGTGAAGTCGGCGCTCTGGACGGCGGCGGACGCGGTGCTGGTGGACGAGGCGATGGACCTGGTGCACCGCACGCCATCGCTGGGCCACGTGGTGCTGGACGAGGCGCAGGACCTGTCGCCCATGCAGTACCGGGCGGTGGGGCGGCGCTGCACCACCGGTTCGGCCACGGTCCTGGGCGACCTGGCGCAGGGCACCACGCCGTGGGCCACCGCGAGCTGGCCGGAGGCCCTGTCCCACCTGGGCAAGCCGGAGGCGCGGGTGGAGGAGCTGACCCGGGGCTTCCGGGTGCCGCGCCAGGTGATCGCCTACGCCTCCCGGCTGCTCCCCACCATCGCCCCCGGCCTCGCCCCGGCGACCTCGGTGCGGGAGTCCGCCGGTGACCTGGTGGTGCGGCGGGTGGCGCCCGAGGAGCTGGACGACGCGGTGGTCGCCGCGTGCCGCCGGGCGCTGGAACGGGAGGGTTCCATCGGCCTGATCGCCGCCGACCCCCGGATCCCCGAACTGACCCGTACCCTGTCCGCGGCCGGCCTCGCCCACCTCGCCCCCGGCGCGGAGACCTCGGCCGACGCCCGGCTCACCCTCGTCCCCGCGAGCCTCGCCAAGGGCCTGGAGTACGACTACGTCGTCCTCGACGAACCCGCCGCCCTCGTCGACGCCGAGCCCGACGCCCGCACCGGCCTGCGCCGCCTGTACGTGGCGCTGACGCGTGCGGTCACCGGGCTGGAGGTGGTGCACGCGGCGGAGCTGCCGGAGGAGTTGGGCGCGGCGTAGTCGGCAACGCCGCGCCCGGCGGGGTCGGCCGCGCGGTGCCGTTCCGTGCCGGCCTCCGGGTCAGACCGGTTCGGCCAGGGCGGGGGTGTCGAGGGCGGTGCGCCAGGCGCGGACGGCGGCGGGGTCCACGGGGGCGTCCCAGCCGCCGGGGCGTACCGCGCCGCCGACGTGGAAGGCGTCGATCCCGGCCGCGCGCAGGGCGGGCAGGTGGTCGGCGCGCAGGCCGCCGCCGACGAGGATGCGCGGGCCGTAGCCGGGCTCGGCCGCGGCGCCCCGGGCGGCCTCGGCCACCAGCACCGGCAGCCCCTCGTCGACGCCGGCCGGGTGGCCGGCCGTGAGGTAGGTGTCGAGCCCCGGCAGTCCGGCGAGCCGGGCGCGCAGCGCCGCGCGGTCGGCGCAGTGGTCGATCGCGCGGTGGAACGTCCAGCGGCAGCCGTCCAGGACGCCGAGGAGGGCGCGCAGCGCCGCCAGGTCGGGGGCGCCGTCACCGGTGAGGAAGCCGAGGACGAACTCCTCGGCGCCCTCGGCGCGCAGCGCCTGCGCGGCGGAGCAGAGCGCGTCGACGTCGGCCGCGTCACCGGCCGTGAACCCGTCCGAGGCGCGCAGCATCACGCGCAACGGGATCCGCACCGCGGCGCGCACCGCGGCGAACGTCGCCCGGCCCGGGGTGAGGCCGTCGGCGGCCATGTCGGTGACCAGTTCGAGGCGGTCCGCCCCTCCGGCCTCGGCGGCGATCGCGTCGTCGGCCCCGAGAGCGATCACTTCGAAGATTGGTCTAGACATGTACAGTACCCTGCCATACCGCGCCCGGCTCCCGCCACGCCCTCCCCCGTTTTGGTCACAATGGCCGCCATGCCGAGCCTGCCTCCCTCGCCGTCCCCGTCCTCGTCCCCGTCCGGTCTGCTCGACCGGTGGTGCGTCCTCCTGCGCCGGGCCGGCGCCACCGCGGATCCGGTGCCGTACGGGGAGAACCTGATCGCCCGCTGGTCCGAACCGCACCGGCGCCACCACACCACCGACCACCTGCGGACCGTCCTCGACCACGCCGAGGAACTGGCCGCGCACGCCACCGACCCGGACGCGGTGCTGCTGGCCGGCTGGTTCCACGACGCGGTGTACCGGCCGGAACGCTCCGAGAACGAGGAACGCAGCGCGGCGCTGGCCGAACGGGCGCTGCGCGAGGCGGGCCTGGCGGGTCCGCTCACCGCGGAGGTCGCCCGGCTCGTCCGGCTCACCGCCGACCACGACCCCGCGCCCGGCGACCGCAACGGTGAACTCCTCACCGACGCCGACCTCGCCGACCTCGCCGGCTCCCCCGAGCGCTACGCCGCCTACGCCTCTTCCGTCCGGGACGAGTACGCCTTCGTCCCGGACGAGGAGTTCCGCGCCGCGCGGGCCGAGGTGCTGCGTCAACTCCTGTCGCGGCCACGGGTGTTCCGTACTCCGTACGGTGCCGTGCACTGGGAGCGTGCGGCGCGGCACAACGTGGGGACGGAGCTTGCCCTGTTGTCACCGTGACGCCCCGCCCGCGCGGGTTCGCTCGCGCCGGCGGCCAGCCATTACGTGGTGTCCGGTTCGCCCGTTTCAGGGTGCCGGGGTGGCCTCCGGCGGCCCCTGCCCGGTGGGTGGTTGGTGGGTTTTTGGTTTGGTTCGGCACCGGGTGGGTTCGCCTATTGCCGGTACGGGGTCGGGGGCGCGCCGGGGGTGACTCCTCGCTCCAGGTATCCGCCACAGCTTGGCTCCGGCTACTGGGTCGCTGCGGGGACACCCCCGGCACACCCCCTTCTGTCCGTTCGCGGGTGCCTCTCTTCGCGGGGGGAGGGGATGTGGGGGTTGGGGTGGCCCCGATCTTTTCGTTGCCGAGTGCGGGGCGCAGCGCGGAACGGGGGTTGGGGCGTTGTTGCGGCCCAGGCGGCGGAGCTGGCCGCCGAGCAGGTGGCACCACCCAAGGCGACCGGTTACCGGACCCGGCTCGCGGACGGCCGGTCATGACCGCAGGCCGGGTGGTGCGCGCCGCCGAGGCCGGGCTGCGGTTCCTGCCGATGCTGGATCGGCTACAACGGCATCGACTCCGGCTTCCAGGGCACACCGGCGGAGATCGCGAG belongs to Streptantibioticus cattleyicolor NRRL 8057 = DSM 46488 and includes:
- a CDS encoding helicase-associated domain-containing protein, with product MTTQRNREAFVGNGNGSTAATGGGPAPRTLAEDLRGRDDEALAALLRARPDLVTPVPGDMTQLATRAGTRASVVRALEHLDRFAQQTAEALAVAPDPCPYGTLLTLMAGEEGDPAVAEALPAAVAQLRGRALVWGGDDRLRLVRAAHDVLAPGPGAVSPTGLGPTVAEATAGMSPGRLQQLLADAGLPATHDPVSAVAALTALFADPAGLAALLAGAPEGTEAVLEKLVWGPPYGEVAQAAEAVRAADARTPVQWLLARGLLLPAGGHTVVLPREVALRLRGGRAHRTPEPVPPAVAAVATHGEAGVDAAAAGAAFTAVRVVEELLAGWETGGPQVLRAGGLSVRDLKRTAAALETGERAAAFWLETAYAAGLLASDGEVDEAYAPTPRYDEWLRLPTAERWAELATAWLAATRTPGLVGGRDAKGRTLAALGPDLDRTAAPEVRRRTLELLAGLPAGGVPDAAAVRARLDWERPPAAPRTGQSRARGAAGEAAAPSARARLAEWTLEEAEWLGVTGRGALAGHGRALLGPAAVAEAAGRLAPLLPEPLDHVLLQADLTAVAPGPLRRPLAEVLGVLADVESKGGATVYRFTPGSVRRALDAGHTAADLHAFLTAHSRTPVPQPLAYLLDDVARRHGRLRVGAASSYVRCDDDALLAELLADRRTAGLGLRRLAPTVLAAECAPDTLLERLRSMGLAPAAESATGDVLVTRPDARRTPPRAAPVPVPEGPPVPDRTLLGAAVKAIRAGDRAATAPRKPADTPPHRASGPPRTTSAETLATVQAAVLTGEPLWIGYVNADGAASQRVIEPVRVEGGFVTAYDHTSDEVRTYALHRITGVAELAEEGAG
- a CDS encoding Uma2 family endonuclease, with amino-acid sequence MGVAAHEERYGPWTSEDVLALGEDRGQRRELIGEALMLSPRPGVGHQRALSRLAQSLDSAVQAAGAPFEVMEAVNLILPDGLFIPDIVVVGAEAADKDPVTFDAESALLVVEIVSPSSNGRRVDRLLKPPYYAEAGIEHLWRLELEPSPTLIAAELEDGRYVNRVVAEDGAVTRIGTPFPVEIDPGTLVRQKR
- a CDS encoding DNA repair helicase XPB gives rise to the protein MNGPLIVQSDKTLLLEVDHPRADECRRAIAPFAELERAPEHIHTYRVTPLGLWNARAAGHDAEQVVDALVSFSRYPVPHALLVDIAETMDRYGRLTLTKDPAHGLVLATTDRAVLEEVLRSKKIQPLVGARIDQDTVAVHPSERGQIKQTLLKLGWPAEDLAGYVDGEAHSIELEQDGWSLRPYQRQAVESFWHGGSGVVVLPCGAGKTLVGAGAMATAKSTTLILVTNTVSARQWKHELVRRTSLTEDEIGEYSGTRKEIRPVTIATYQVLTTKRKGVYPHLELFDSRDWGLIVYDEVHLLPAPVFKFTADLQARRRLGLTATLVREDGRESDVFSLIGPKRFDAPWKEIEAQGYIAPADCVEVRVNLTDAERLAYATAETEEKYRYCATTETKRRVTEALVRRHKGQQTLVIGQYIDQLDELGEHLDAPVIKGETSNAQREKLFDAFRSGELSVLVVSKVANFSIDLPEATVAIQVSGTFGSRQEEAQRLGRVLRPKADGHEARFYSVVARDTVDQDFAAHRQRFLAEQGYAYRIVDADDLLAGDEVG
- a CDS encoding glycosyltransferase 87 family protein, with amino-acid sequence MTFTTAVGDGGNTAERQSTLRVALAAAPRRPLLLATVVLAASLAAYAGVCLTMRFQLADALVYRAEGQAAAGGHGLYDLRVTEWRLPATYPPFAAILFIPTAWPPLDVLRLAVTEANAVLLGLLAHLSFRFAGWPRRAALRPVGIILAVALGIWLEPVFQTLAFGQVNLALACLVLWDLGRPDGARGKGIAIGIAAGIKLTPGLFAVYLLLSGRVRAAATAAASFAGTVLLGWLVLPDASRDFWTHRIFQTERVGKVWIVDNQSLQGLLARLLHTPAPGTVWLVADALTAVAGLAVAVLASRRGLETWGVLCAAVTALLICPISWSHHWVYCVPMLAVLAAEARRRPWRWAAVAAVAVAFTARTMWIVHRPGGYVLHLPWWQQPLASAYPLLGLAFLASAYLRVRGRRRTPPGQPTSSPASRSSASTIR
- a CDS encoding HelD family protein gives rise to the protein MSTTHQSSPTPPSSSEEASGPDGPLGREQAHLAASRAALRAMRADAEALDIADVAANWVNAEVLRGQLDARIEALADLADTPLFFGRLDYLTAPGLERTADGTDGGEDEHRFYIGRRHVHDAQGDPMVIDWRAPVSQPFYRASRADPQDVALRRRFGYTGGALTAYEDEHLSDPDEADTGSALLQREIERPRVGPMRDIVATIQPEQDEIVRSGVGGTICVQGAPGTGKTAVGLHRVAYLLYAHRERLARTGTLVVGPNRSFLHYIEQVLPALGELHVKQTTVDDLVAHVPVKGTDTAAAARLKGDARMAEVLRRAVRDGVRMPTEPLVVVRGSRRWRVPAYELEELVRELTARDMRYGAAAEALPQRIAHAVLVRMEAAGEAPDDRVQDAVARSQPVKAAAKAMWPPVDPVKLVLRLLSEPEFLARCADGVLTDDEQKEILWAKPARGVKSALWTAADAVLVDEAMDLVHRTPSLGHVVLDEAQDLSPMQYRAVGRRCTTGSATVLGDLAQGTTPWATASWPEALSHLGKPEARVEELTRGFRVPRQVIAYASRLLPTIAPGLAPATSVRESAGDLVVRRVAPEELDDAVVAACRRALEREGSIGLIAADPRIPELTRTLSAAGLAHLAPGAETSADARLTLVPASLAKGLEYDYVVLDEPAALVDAEPDARTGLRRLYVALTRAVTGLEVVHAAELPEELGAA
- a CDS encoding copper homeostasis protein CutC, which encodes MSRPIFEVIALGADDAIAAEAGGADRLELVTDMAADGLTPGRATFAAVRAAVRIPLRVMLRASDGFTAGDAADVDALCSAAQALRAEGAEEFVLGFLTGDGAPDLAALRALLGVLDGCRWTFHRAIDHCADRAALRARLAGLPGLDTYLTAGHPAGVDEGLPVLVAEAARGAAAEPGYGPRILVGGGLRADHLPALRAAGIDAFHVGGAVRPGGWDAPVDPAAVRAWRTALDTPALAEPV
- a CDS encoding HD domain-containing protein, whose translation is MPSLPPSPSPSSSPSGLLDRWCVLLRRAGATADPVPYGENLIARWSEPHRRHHTTDHLRTVLDHAEELAAHATDPDAVLLAGWFHDAVYRPERSENEERSAALAERALREAGLAGPLTAEVARLVRLTADHDPAPGDRNGELLTDADLADLAGSPERYAAYASSVRDEYAFVPDEEFRAARAEVLRQLLSRPRVFRTPYGAVHWERAARHNVGTELALLSP